The Pseudomonas eucalypticola genome has a window encoding:
- a CDS encoding SfnB family sulfur acquisition oxidoreductase — protein sequence MNAFTPNLGPVALIQSDDQALDVARALAETLRPDSIARDRERRLPHDELAQFSRSGLWGISVPKAFGGAGVSNVTLAQVVALVAQADASLGQIPQNHYYALEVLRVNGSPEQQQRLYAEVLAGQRFGNALAELGTRTAHDRTTRLSRDGDGYRVIGRKFYATGALYAQRIPTSVVDEQGMQQLAFVPRASEGLEVIDDWSGFGQRTTGSGSVVFDNVYVEARDVVPFQTAFERPTPVGPLAQILHAAIDTGIARAAYEDALHFVRTRTRPWIDSGIEKAVDDPLSLKTIGYLAIRLHAAEALLERAGEYLDRAQAQSTADSVAAASIAVAEARAISTEISLAAGSTLFELAGSQATLAEHGLDRHWRNARVHTLHDPVRWKYHAIGNYYLNDEKPPLRGTI from the coding sequence ATGAACGCATTCACCCCCAACCTGGGGCCGGTGGCCCTTATCCAGTCCGATGACCAGGCACTGGACGTGGCCCGCGCGCTGGCCGAAACGCTACGCCCGGACAGCATCGCACGCGACCGCGAGCGGCGCCTGCCCCACGACGAACTGGCACAGTTCAGCCGCTCGGGCCTGTGGGGCATCAGTGTGCCGAAAGCCTTTGGCGGCGCTGGCGTGTCCAACGTCACCCTGGCCCAGGTCGTGGCCCTGGTTGCCCAGGCCGATGCCTCGCTGGGGCAGATCCCGCAAAACCACTATTACGCCCTGGAAGTGCTGCGGGTCAACGGCTCCCCTGAACAGCAGCAGCGCCTGTACGCCGAGGTGCTGGCCGGGCAGCGGTTCGGCAATGCCCTGGCGGAACTGGGCACCAGGACCGCCCACGACCGCACTACACGCCTGAGCCGTGACGGCGATGGCTACCGCGTCATTGGCCGCAAGTTCTACGCCACCGGCGCCCTGTATGCCCAGCGCATCCCCACCTCGGTGGTGGACGAGCAAGGAATGCAGCAACTGGCCTTCGTGCCCAGGGCGAGCGAGGGCCTGGAGGTGATCGACGACTGGAGTGGCTTCGGCCAGCGCACCACGGGCAGCGGTTCGGTGGTGTTCGACAATGTCTACGTGGAAGCCCGCGACGTGGTTCCCTTCCAGACCGCCTTCGAGCGCCCGACCCCGGTGGGCCCGCTGGCGCAGATACTTCATGCCGCCATCGACACCGGCATCGCCCGTGCGGCTTACGAGGACGCCTTGCACTTCGTGCGCACCCGCACTCGGCCGTGGATCGACTCCGGCATCGAGAAAGCCGTGGACGACCCGTTGAGCCTGAAGACCATCGGCTACCTGGCCATCCGCCTGCATGCCGCCGAAGCCCTGCTGGAGCGTGCCGGTGAGTACCTGGACCGCGCCCAGGCCCAGAGCACCGCCGACAGTGTGGCGGCCGCCTCCATCGCCGTGGCCGAAGCCCGCGCCATCAGCACCGAGATTTCGCTAGCCGCCGGTTCCACCTTGTTCGAGTTGGCCGGCAGCCAGGCCACCCTCGCCGAGCATGGCCTGGACCGCCACTGGCGCAATGCCCGGGTGCACACCCTGCACGACCCGGTGCGCTGGAAGTACCACGCCATCGGCAACTACTACCTCAACGACGAAAAGCCGCCGCTGCGGGGGACCATCTGA
- a CDS encoding LLM class flavin-dependent oxidoreductase, translated as MTAKKILLNAFNMNCIGHINHGLWTHPRDTSTQYKTLEYWTELAQTLERGLFDGLFIADIVGVYDVYQNSIDVPLRESIQLPVNDPLLLVSAMAAVTRQLGFGLTANLTYEPPYLFARRMSTLDHLSRGRVGWNIVTGYLDSAAKAMGLDEQVEHDRRYDQADEYLQVLYKLWEGSWTDDAVANDPARRVYAEPGKVRKVRHQGEFYQVEGYHLCEPSPQRTPVLFQAGASDRGLLFAGRHAECVFISGQNKASTRAQVDKVRASAVAAGRQAEDVKVFMGLTVIVAATEEAARAKHAEYLAYASAEAGVAHFASSTAIDFAQYELDEPIQYVKSNAIQSATKHLQNNDWTRRKLLDQHALGGRYITLVGSPQQVADELIAWLDETGLDGFNLARTVTPESYVDFIDLVVPELQRRGRYKTEYADGPLRQKLFEQGARLPQRHIANEFRHLTA; from the coding sequence ATGACCGCGAAGAAAATCCTGCTCAATGCCTTCAACATGAACTGCATCGGGCACATCAACCACGGCCTGTGGACTCACCCGCGCGACACCTCCACCCAGTACAAGACCCTCGAGTACTGGACCGAGCTGGCCCAGACCCTGGAACGTGGCCTGTTCGACGGCCTGTTCATCGCCGATATCGTCGGTGTGTACGACGTCTACCAGAACAGCATCGACGTGCCGTTGCGCGAGTCCATCCAGTTGCCGGTCAACGACCCGCTGCTGCTGGTCTCGGCCATGGCCGCGGTGACCAGGCAACTGGGGTTCGGCCTGACGGCCAACCTCACCTATGAACCGCCCTATCTGTTTGCCCGACGCATGTCGACCCTTGACCACCTGAGCCGCGGCCGGGTGGGCTGGAATATCGTTACCGGCTACCTGGACAGCGCCGCCAAGGCCATGGGCCTGGATGAGCAGGTGGAGCACGACCGCCGCTACGACCAGGCCGACGAGTACCTGCAAGTGCTGTACAAGTTGTGGGAAGGCAGCTGGACCGACGATGCGGTGGCCAACGACCCGGCTCGGCGGGTATACGCAGAGCCGGGCAAGGTCCGCAAGGTTCGCCACCAGGGCGAGTTCTACCAGGTGGAGGGGTACCACCTGTGCGAGCCTTCGCCCCAGCGCACACCCGTGCTGTTCCAGGCAGGCGCATCGGACCGCGGTCTGCTGTTCGCCGGTCGCCATGCCGAGTGCGTGTTCATCAGCGGCCAGAACAAGGCCAGCACCCGCGCCCAGGTCGACAAGGTACGCGCCAGCGCCGTGGCCGCCGGGCGCCAGGCCGAGGACGTGAAGGTGTTCATGGGCCTGACGGTGATCGTCGCCGCCACCGAAGAAGCGGCTCGCGCCAAGCATGCCGAGTACCTGGCATACGCCAGTGCCGAAGCCGGTGTCGCGCATTTCGCCAGTTCCACAGCCATCGACTTCGCCCAATACGAGCTGGACGAGCCCATTCAGTACGTGAAAAGCAACGCCATTCAATCGGCCACCAAGCACTTGCAGAACAACGACTGGACCCGCCGCAAGCTGCTCGACCAGCACGCCCTGGGCGGGCGCTACATCACCCTGGTGGGCTCACCGCAGCAGGTGGCGGACGAACTGATCGCCTGGCTCGACGAGACCGGCCTGGACGGCTTCAACCTGGCGCGCACCGTGACCCCGGAAAGCTATGTGGACTTCATCGACCTGGTGGTGCCGGAGCTGCAGCGCCGTGGGCGCTACAAGACCGAATACGCCGACGGACCACTGCGCCAGAAGCTGTTCGAGCAAGGCGCGCGACTACCCCAGCGCCACATCGCCAACGAATTCAGACACCTGACCGCCTGA
- a CDS encoding MetQ/NlpA family ABC transporter substrate-binding protein, whose product MKKIATLLLTLGLATGLAQAADAPLKVGTTAAFAIPLEAAVSEADKQGLKVQLVEFTDWIAPNVSLAAGDIDVNYFQHIPFLENAKAAAGFDLVPYAPGIINNVGLYSKKYKSFAELPDGATVAIANDPINSGRGLQLLAKAGLITLKPGVGYKATEDDITANPKHLKLLQVEAVQLVRAYDDADLVQGYPAYIRLAKTFDAESALLFDGVDHPEYVIQFVIQPKSKDDPRLAKFIDIYQHSPVVRAALDKTYGKLYQTGWGS is encoded by the coding sequence ATGAAAAAGATCGCCACCTTACTGCTCACCCTGGGCCTGGCCACCGGCCTGGCCCAGGCCGCCGACGCGCCGCTGAAAGTCGGCACCACCGCCGCCTTCGCCATTCCCCTGGAAGCCGCGGTGTCCGAAGCCGACAAACAGGGCTTGAAAGTCCAGTTGGTGGAATTCACCGACTGGATCGCCCCCAACGTCAGCCTCGCCGCCGGTGACATCGACGTGAACTACTTCCAGCACATTCCCTTCCTGGAAAACGCCAAGGCCGCGGCCGGTTTCGACCTGGTGCCCTACGCCCCGGGCATCATCAACAACGTGGGCCTCTACTCGAAAAAGTACAAAAGCTTCGCCGAGCTGCCTGACGGTGCCACCGTGGCCATCGCCAACGACCCCATCAACAGCGGCCGTGGCCTGCAGTTGCTGGCCAAGGCTGGGCTCATCACCCTCAAACCGGGGGTGGGCTACAAGGCCACCGAAGACGATATCACCGCCAACCCCAAGCACCTGAAACTGCTGCAGGTGGAAGCCGTGCAACTGGTGCGCGCCTACGACGATGCCGACCTGGTGCAGGGTTACCCCGCCTACATCCGCCTAGCCAAGACCTTTGACGCCGAGTCGGCGTTGCTGTTCGACGGCGTCGACCACCCCGAATACGTGATCCAGTTCGTGATTCAACCCAAGAGCAAGGATGACCCGCGCCTCGCCAAGTTCATTGATATCTACCAGCACTCGCCCGTGGTGCGTGCAGCCCTGGACAAGACCTATGGCAAGCTCTACCAGACCGGCTGGGGGAGTTGA
- a CDS encoding methionine ABC transporter ATP-binding protein: MSQAQRLPDTAPAPPTNAERTQLHPELANAQVRFIGVGKTYQGQEGPVQALHGIDLSVQRGEIFGIIGRSGAGKSSLIRTINRLEQPTNGRVLIDQVDIGDFDEDRLVQLRRRIGMIFQHFNLMSAKTVWQNVELPLRVAGVEQGARHRKVTELLELVGLADKHHVYPAQLSGGQKQRVGIARALVHDPQILLCDEATSALDPETTESILALLRDINRRLGLTVILITHEMAVIRDICDRVVVLEKGQVVEQGPVWQVFGDPRHDVSKTLLAPLQHGVPAELQTRLRPHPASPADALVLGLRLNGTAGEEPDLSALFHSLGGRVSLLQGGVERIQGRALGQLVIAVAHSPLAREQLVERAALWADRVEVLGYVG; this comes from the coding sequence ATGAGCCAAGCCCAGCGCCTGCCTGACACTGCGCCTGCACCCCCGACCAACGCCGAACGCACGCAACTGCACCCTGAACTGGCCAACGCCCAGGTGCGCTTCATCGGTGTGGGCAAGACCTACCAGGGCCAGGAGGGGCCCGTGCAGGCCCTGCACGGCATTGACCTGAGCGTCCAGCGCGGCGAGATTTTCGGCATCATTGGCCGCAGTGGCGCGGGCAAGTCGTCGCTGATACGCACCATCAACCGCCTGGAACAACCCACCAACGGCCGGGTGCTGATCGACCAGGTGGACATCGGCGATTTCGACGAAGACCGCCTGGTGCAACTGCGCCGACGCATCGGCATGATCTTCCAGCATTTCAACCTGATGTCTGCCAAGACCGTGTGGCAGAACGTCGAGTTGCCGTTGAGGGTAGCCGGCGTGGAACAGGGTGCCCGGCATCGCAAGGTCACCGAATTGCTCGAACTGGTCGGCCTGGCCGACAAGCACCACGTCTACCCGGCGCAGTTGTCCGGCGGGCAGAAACAGCGGGTGGGCATTGCCCGGGCGCTGGTGCACGACCCACAGATTCTGCTGTGCGATGAGGCGACTTCCGCACTGGACCCGGAAACCACCGAATCGATCCTGGCGCTGTTGCGCGACATCAACCGGCGCCTGGGCCTGACCGTTATCCTCATTACCCATGAAATGGCGGTGATCCGCGATATCTGTGACCGCGTGGTCGTGCTGGAAAAAGGCCAGGTGGTGGAACAAGGGCCCGTGTGGCAGGTGTTCGGCGACCCCCGCCATGACGTCAGCAAGACCCTGCTGGCGCCGCTGCAGCACGGGGTGCCGGCCGAACTGCAGACGCGCCTGCGGCCACATCCCGCTTCACCGGCTGACGCGCTGGTACTGGGCTTGCGCCTGAACGGTACGGCGGGCGAAGAGCCTGACCTGTCTGCCCTGTTCCACAGCCTGGGTGGGCGGGTAAGCCTGTTGCAGGGCGGCGTGGAGCGTATTCAGGGCCGTGCCCTGGGACAACTGGTGATTGCCGTGGCGCACTCGCCGCTGGCACGCGAACAACTGGTGGAACGCGCGGCCCTGTGGGCCGACCGTGTGGAGGTGCTGGGCTATGTGGGCTGA
- a CDS encoding methionine ABC transporter permease, producing MWAERLLQGTLDTLLMVGVSSLIALLLGIPLAVILVTSGKGGIYQAPTLNRLLGAFVNLFRSVPFLILMVALIPFTRLIVGTTYGVWAAVVPLTIAATPFFARIAEVSLREVDHGLIEAAQAMGCRRWHIIWHVLLPEARPGIVGGFTITLVTMINSSAMAGAIGAGGLGDIAYRYGYQRFDSQIMLTVIVLLVVLVAFIQFGGDRLAKVLNKR from the coding sequence ATGTGGGCTGAACGACTCTTGCAGGGCACCCTGGACACCCTGCTGATGGTGGGCGTGTCATCGCTGATCGCCTTGCTGCTGGGCATTCCCCTGGCGGTTATCCTGGTGACCAGCGGCAAGGGCGGCATCTACCAGGCACCCACGCTGAATCGCCTGCTGGGGGCCTTCGTCAACCTGTTCCGCTCGGTACCCTTCCTGATCCTGATGGTGGCGCTGATTCCCTTCACCCGCCTGATCGTCGGTACCACCTACGGCGTGTGGGCTGCCGTGGTACCGCTGACCATTGCCGCCACGCCATTTTTCGCGCGCATTGCCGAGGTGAGCCTGCGCGAGGTCGACCACGGGCTGATCGAAGCGGCCCAGGCCATGGGCTGCCGACGCTGGCACATCATCTGGCATGTGCTGCTGCCTGAAGCGCGGCCAGGCATCGTCGGCGGTTTCACCATCACCCTGGTGACCATGATCAACTCTTCGGCCATGGCCGGCGCCATCGGGGCCGGTGGGCTGGGGGACATTGCCTACCGCTACGGCTACCAGCGGTTCGACAGCCAGATCATGCTCACGGTGATCGTGTTGCTGGTGGTGCTGGTGGCGTTCATCCAGTTTGGCGGTGATCGGCTGGCCAAGGTGTTGAACAAGCGCTGA
- a CDS encoding class I SAM-dependent methyltransferase, giving the protein MTLDPKALQQITDVTLGNYNQTAERFREGTRDHDVSQNIEALLRHIQVPAPARILDFGCGPGRDLRTFTALGHTATGLDGSERFAEMARADSGCEVWQQNFLALDLPTEHFDGIFANAVLFHIPTQELPRVLRQLHATLKPGGVLFSSNPRGENQEGWNGPRYGAYHDLDTWRRVLAEAGFVELEHYYRPAGLPREQQPWLASVWRKA; this is encoded by the coding sequence ATGACCCTCGACCCCAAAGCCCTGCAGCAGATCACCGACGTCACGCTGGGCAATTACAACCAGACTGCCGAGCGCTTTCGTGAAGGCACGCGCGACCATGATGTGAGCCAGAACATCGAGGCTTTGCTGCGGCATATCCAGGTGCCGGCACCTGCGCGGATACTCGACTTCGGCTGCGGCCCAGGGCGCGACCTGCGCACCTTCACCGCGCTGGGCCACACGGCCACGGGCCTGGACGGCAGCGAGCGCTTCGCCGAAATGGCGCGCGCCGACAGCGGTTGCGAGGTGTGGCAGCAGAACTTCCTGGCCCTGGACCTGCCTACCGAGCACTTCGACGGTATCTTCGCCAACGCCGTGCTGTTTCACATTCCGACCCAGGAACTTCCCCGCGTGCTGCGCCAGTTGCACGCCACGCTCAAACCAGGCGGTGTGCTGTTCAGTTCCAACCCCCGGGGTGAGAACCAGGAGGGCTGGAACGGGCCACGCTACGGCGCCTACCACGACCTGGACACCTGGCGGCGGGTGCTGGCCGAGGCGGGCTTCGTGGAGCTGGAGCATTATTACCGCCCCGCGGGGCTGCCCCGTGAACAGCAGCCGTGGCTGGCGAGCGTCTGGCGCAAGGCGTAA
- a CDS encoding efflux RND transporter permease subunit — MKGSFNLSDWALKHQSFVWYLMFVALLMGVFSYLNLGREEDPSFTIKTMVIQTRWPGATQDETLLQVTDRIEKKLEELDSLDYVKSYTRPGESTVFVYLRDTTNGKAIPQIWYQVRKKIDDIRSSFPQGIQGPAFNDEFGDVFGSIYAFTADGLSMRQLRDYVEQARAEIRQVPGLGKIQLIGQQDEVLYLNFSTRKLAALGIDQRQVVDALQSQNAVTPAGVIEAGPERISVRTSGQFASEKDLAAVNLRLNDRFYRLADVADIQRGYSDPPTPMFRYNGQPAIGLAIAMRDGGNIQTFGKALHQRITEITADLPVGVGIHNVSDQAQVVEEAVGGFTSALFEAVIIVLVVSFISLGVRAGLVVACSIPLVLAMVFVFMEYSGITMQRISLGALIIALGLLVDDAMITVEMMVTRLEKGETKEQAATFAYTSTAFPMLTGTLVTVAGFVPIGLNASSAGEYTFTLFAVIAVAMLVSWGVAVLFAPVLGVHILSTNVKPHSDEPGRIGRAFNGGLLWAMRHRWLTILITVGLFLLAVFCMRFVQNQFFPSSDRPEVLLELNLPQNASINETRKAVDKLEATLKDDPDIARWSTYIGQGAIRFYLPLDQQLENPYYAQLVIVSKSLEQRAALMDRLRKRLREDFVGIGSYVQTLEMGPPVGRPIQYRVSGKDIDQVRKHAIDLATLLDQNPHIGEIIYDWNEPGKVLRIDIAQDKARQLGLSSEDVAKLMNTIVSGTAVTQVNDDIYLINVVGRAENVERDSPETLQNLQIVTPSGVSIPLLAFATVRYELEQPLVWRRDRLPTITIKAAVRDQIQPTDLVTQLKPTIEKFAGGLPTGYKVATGGTVEESGKAQGPIARVVPLMLFLMATFLMIQLHSVQKMFLVASVAPLGLIGVVVALVPTGTPMGFVAILGILALIGIIIRNSVILVTQIDAFERDGYEPWDAVLEATQHRRRPILLTAAAASLGMIPIAREVFWGPMAYAMIGGIISATLLTLLFLPALYVAWYKIKEPRKA, encoded by the coding sequence ATGAAAGGAAGCTTCAACCTGTCCGACTGGGCGCTCAAGCACCAGTCCTTCGTCTGGTACCTGATGTTCGTGGCGTTGCTGATGGGGGTGTTTTCCTACCTCAACCTGGGCCGCGAGGAAGACCCCAGCTTCACCATCAAGACCATGGTCATCCAGACTCGCTGGCCGGGCGCAACCCAGGACGAAACCCTGCTGCAGGTCACCGACCGCATCGAGAAGAAGCTCGAAGAGCTGGATTCGCTGGACTACGTGAAGAGCTACACCCGGCCCGGTGAATCCACCGTGTTCGTGTACCTGCGCGACACCACCAACGGCAAGGCCATTCCGCAGATCTGGTACCAGGTACGCAAGAAGATCGACGATATCCGCAGCAGCTTTCCCCAGGGCATCCAGGGGCCTGCGTTCAATGACGAGTTCGGCGATGTGTTCGGTTCCATCTACGCCTTCACCGCCGATGGCCTGAGCATGCGCCAGCTGCGCGACTATGTGGAACAGGCCCGCGCCGAAATTCGCCAAGTGCCTGGGCTGGGCAAGATCCAGTTGATCGGCCAGCAGGACGAGGTGCTCTACCTGAACTTCTCGACCCGCAAGCTGGCGGCCCTGGGCATCGATCAGCGCCAGGTGGTCGACGCACTGCAAAGCCAGAACGCCGTGACCCCTGCCGGGGTGATCGAAGCGGGGCCCGAGCGAATCTCGGTACGCACCAGCGGCCAGTTCGCCTCGGAAAAAGACCTCGCCGCGGTCAACCTGCGCTTGAACGACCGGTTCTACCGGCTGGCCGACGTGGCCGATATCCAGCGTGGCTACAGCGACCCGCCCACGCCCATGTTCCGCTACAACGGCCAGCCGGCCATCGGCCTGGCTATCGCCATGCGTGACGGTGGCAACATCCAGACCTTCGGCAAGGCGCTGCACCAGCGCATCACCGAAATTACCGCCGACCTGCCGGTAGGCGTGGGCATACACAACGTGTCCGACCAGGCGCAGGTGGTAGAAGAGGCCGTGGGCGGCTTCACCAGCGCATTGTTCGAGGCCGTGATCATCGTGCTGGTGGTCAGCTTCATCAGCCTGGGCGTGCGTGCCGGGCTGGTAGTGGCCTGTTCCATTCCGCTGGTGCTGGCCATGGTCTTCGTGTTCATGGAATACAGCGGCATCACCATGCAGCGTATCTCTCTGGGCGCGTTGATCATCGCCTTGGGTCTGCTGGTGGACGATGCGATGATCACCGTGGAGATGATGGTCACCCGCCTCGAGAAGGGCGAGACCAAAGAGCAGGCGGCCACCTTCGCCTATACCTCCACCGCGTTCCCGATGCTCACCGGCACCCTGGTGACCGTCGCCGGTTTCGTGCCCATTGGCCTCAATGCCAGCTCTGCGGGTGAGTACACCTTTACCCTGTTCGCCGTGATTGCCGTGGCCATGCTGGTGTCCTGGGGCGTGGCGGTGCTGTTCGCGCCGGTGCTGGGTGTGCATATCCTCAGCACTAACGTGAAGCCGCACTCCGATGAGCCCGGACGTATCGGCCGGGCCTTCAACGGCGGGCTGCTGTGGGCCATGCGCCATCGCTGGCTGACGATCCTGATCACCGTGGGGCTGTTCCTGCTGGCAGTGTTCTGCATGCGCTTTGTGCAGAACCAGTTCTTTCCGTCTTCCGACCGGCCTGAAGTACTGCTGGAGCTCAACCTGCCGCAGAACGCTTCCATCAACGAGACCCGCAAGGCGGTCGACAAGCTGGAAGCCACGCTCAAGGACGATCCGGACATCGCGCGCTGGAGCACCTACATCGGCCAGGGCGCGATCCGTTTCTACCTGCCCCTGGACCAGCAGCTGGAAAACCCTTACTACGCCCAGTTGGTGATCGTCAGCAAGAGCCTGGAACAACGCGCCGCGCTGATGGACCGGTTACGCAAACGCCTGCGCGAGGATTTCGTCGGCATCGGCAGCTACGTGCAAACCCTGGAGATGGGCCCGCCAGTGGGCCGGCCCATCCAGTACCGGGTCAGCGGCAAGGACATCGACCAGGTGCGCAAGCACGCCATCGACCTGGCCACCCTGCTGGACCAGAACCCGCATATCGGCGAGATCATTTACGACTGGAACGAGCCGGGCAAGGTACTGCGCATCGACATCGCGCAGGACAAGGCGCGGCAGCTGGGGCTGTCCTCCGAAGACGTGGCCAAGCTGATGAACACCATCGTCAGCGGCACGGCGGTTACCCAGGTGAACGACGATATCTACCTGATCAACGTGGTGGGCCGGGCCGAGAACGTCGAGCGTGATTCGCCCGAGACCCTGCAGAACCTGCAGATCGTCACCCCCAGCGGGGTTTCCATCCCGTTGCTGGCCTTCGCTACCGTGCGCTACGAGCTGGAGCAGCCGCTGGTATGGCGCCGCGATCGCCTGCCCACCATTACCATCAAGGCCGCGGTGCGCGACCAGATCCAGCCCACCGACCTGGTCACTCAGCTCAAGCCCACCATCGAGAAGTTCGCCGGAGGCTTACCCACCGGTTACAAGGTGGCCACCGGCGGCACCGTGGAGGAGAGCGGCAAGGCCCAGGGGCCGATCGCCCGGGTGGTGCCATTGATGCTGTTTCTGATGGCGACTTTCCTGATGATCCAGCTGCACAGCGTGCAGAAGATGTTCCTGGTGGCCAGCGTCGCGCCGCTGGGGTTGATCGGCGTGGTGGTGGCGCTGGTGCCGACGGGCACGCCCATGGGCTTCGTGGCGATCCTGGGGATTCTGGCGTTGATCGGCATCATCATCCGCAACTCGGTGATTCTGGTGACCCAGATCGATGCCTTCGAGCGTGATGGGTATGAGCCGTGGGATGCGGTGTTGGAGGCGACCCAGCACCGTCGCCGGCCGATCCTGCTGACCGCTGCGGCGGCGAGCCTGGGCATGATCCCCATCGCCCGCGAAGTGTTCTGGGGCCCCATGGCGTATGCGATGATCGGTGGCATCATCAGCGCCACGCTGCTGACCCTGCTGTTCCTGCCAGCGCTCTATGTGGCTTGGTACAAGATCAAGGAACCGCGCAAGGCCTGA
- a CDS encoding efflux RND transporter periplasmic adaptor subunit yields the protein MNRVTALACLGILLAGCSKEEAPPEPVRPVLSVQISPQDIAQLGRFAGTIQARYESTLGFRVSGRIARRAVDVGSEVKAGDLLATLDPTDLQNQVRSSQGDLARVQAQWINAQADARRQQELFDRGVGAQAQLDVAQTNLKTTRASLDQAKASVSQAKDQLNYSELRVDHDAVVTHWNVEAGQVVSAGQEVVTLARPDIKEAVIDLPSSLAENLPPDVRFTVADQLEPSISTTATVRELEPQAESATRTRRARLTLAQTPAAFRLGTAISVTLSTAIEPKVELPLSAIQEVEGKSRIWVIDRQNQTVAPREVQVLSRADGRVVVSAGVKAGERVVSAGVNSLKPGQKVKVDEGSTR from the coding sequence ATGAACCGCGTCACTGCACTGGCCTGCCTGGGCATCCTTCTGGCGGGTTGCTCCAAGGAAGAAGCACCCCCGGAACCGGTACGCCCGGTATTGTCGGTTCAAATCAGCCCGCAGGACATTGCGCAGCTGGGCCGCTTCGCCGGAACCATTCAGGCCCGCTATGAAAGCACCCTTGGCTTTCGTGTGTCAGGCCGCATTGCCCGCCGGGCGGTGGACGTGGGCAGCGAAGTGAAAGCCGGCGACCTGCTGGCCACCCTCGACCCCACCGACCTGCAGAACCAGGTGCGCTCCAGCCAGGGCGACCTGGCGCGGGTGCAGGCGCAGTGGATCAACGCCCAGGCCGATGCCCGCCGCCAGCAGGAACTGTTCGACCGTGGCGTTGGCGCCCAGGCGCAGCTGGACGTGGCCCAGACCAACCTCAAGACCACCCGCGCCTCGCTGGACCAGGCCAAGGCCTCGGTCAGCCAGGCCAAGGACCAGCTCAACTACAGCGAACTGCGGGTAGACCACGATGCGGTGGTTACCCATTGGAATGTCGAAGCGGGGCAAGTGGTGAGCGCCGGCCAGGAAGTGGTGACCCTTGCCCGCCCGGACATCAAGGAGGCCGTCATCGACCTGCCTTCGTCGCTGGCGGAAAACCTGCCCCCCGATGTGCGCTTCACCGTCGCCGACCAGCTGGAGCCGAGCATAAGCACCACGGCAACCGTGCGTGAACTGGAGCCCCAGGCCGAGAGCGCCACCCGCACGCGACGGGCGCGTCTTACCCTGGCCCAGACGCCGGCAGCATTTCGCCTGGGAACCGCCATCAGCGTGACGTTGAGCACGGCCATCGAACCCAAGGTGGAACTGCCGCTCAGCGCTATCCAGGAGGTGGAGGGTAAATCCCGCATCTGGGTCATCGATAGGCAAAATCAGACCGTGGCCCCTCGCGAGGTGCAGGTACTCAGCCGGGCCGATGGCCGGGTGGTGGTGAGCGCGGGGGTCAAGGCCGGCGAGCGGGTGGTCAGCGCCGGCGTCAACAGCCTCAAGCCGGGGCAGAAGGTCAAAGTGGACGAGGGCAGTACGCGATGA